One Methylobacterium sp. 77 DNA window includes the following coding sequences:
- a CDS encoding nucleotidyltransferase, giving the protein MKLISHFTNFLRDTVNLNQTRIDDLDSSVEAIKKFVRESNWEPRVWKFIEQGSWAHNTIIRPVEGGEFDADLLVIVEPIDGWNPSDYIDSLGRIFISSGRYVDKVQIFDYCITITYAGYRKIDIAPCVRGRLLDGQLEVCNKREDTFERSEPLQYTEWFNTKNTYSGSNTFRKVTRLIKYLRDIEGGFECPSIILTTLIGERINWNDDGSANFVDVPTTLKTIIGRLDDWLQLHQIKPSIYNPHLRSEDFAKDFTQNSYSKFRNTIHQMRSKIDYAYDIEGKYASITAWRDIFGQNFAKGHSIVAIASVNEQLGFDKSEDTFLTDVAKPNADHDSTIVDLVRTYGRWLWKPKFDRPKHMSAPIWARADIVSDRVEVIASWQPSRHSPVSTKIRDFDELSNTGGIWFDVLVNNGASLPPEHRVRYRVTNTGAVAIALKKGRGGFETPQEFSRRWENLEYRGIHLVEAFIIRDRDDKIVGQSMPFHVVIQ; this is encoded by the coding sequence ATGAAACTAATTTCACATTTTACCAATTTTCTAAGAGATACGGTGAATCTTAATCAGACGCGAATTGATGATTTAGACAGTAGCGTTGAAGCTATTAAAAAGTTTGTCCGAGAGTCCAATTGGGAACCAAGAGTTTGGAAATTTATCGAGCAGGGATCTTGGGCACATAATACCATCATCCGGCCAGTCGAAGGCGGCGAATTTGATGCCGACCTACTAGTTATTGTCGAGCCTATCGACGGCTGGAACCCCAGTGATTACATCGATTCACTAGGAAGAATATTCATTTCAAGCGGAAGATATGTCGATAAAGTTCAAATTTTTGATTATTGTATCACTATTACGTACGCTGGATATCGCAAAATCGATATCGCGCCTTGCGTGCGCGGACGATTACTCGATGGCCAACTGGAAGTTTGCAACAAACGAGAAGACACATTCGAACGCAGCGAACCATTACAATATACAGAATGGTTTAATACAAAAAATACCTATTCTGGATCAAATACTTTTAGAAAAGTCACCAGACTTATAAAATATCTACGTGATATTGAGGGTGGTTTTGAATGCCCATCGATTATACTTACGACATTAATCGGCGAAAGAATAAACTGGAATGATGATGGTTCTGCTAATTTTGTTGACGTGCCCACTACGCTAAAAACCATTATTGGCAGGCTGGATGATTGGCTCCAGCTTCATCAGATTAAACCATCAATATATAATCCTCATCTACGCTCCGAGGATTTTGCAAAAGATTTTACACAAAATTCTTACTCAAAATTCCGAAACACAATTCATCAAATGCGTTCAAAGATCGATTATGCTTATGATATAGAAGGAAAATATGCAAGCATTACGGCTTGGCGCGACATTTTCGGACAAAATTTTGCGAAGGGCCATAGTATTGTTGCTATTGCAAGCGTTAACGAACAGCTTGGTTTCGACAAATCCGAAGACACCTTTTTAACTGACGTTGCAAAGCCAAATGCAGATCATGATAGCACGATAGTTGATCTAGTGCGAACTTACGGTCGTTGGCTCTGGAAACCTAAGTTTGATCGTCCAAAACATATGAGCGCACCCATTTGGGCGCGAGCAGATATTGTATCCGACCGTGTCGAAGTAATTGCCAGCTGGCAGCCAAGTCGACATTCTCCAGTATCAACAAAGATCCGTGATTTTGATGAACTTTCAAATACAGGAGGCATATGGTTTGACGTTTTAGTCAACAACGGAGCATCTCTTCCGCCTGAGCATAGAGTACGATACCGGGTAACAAACACCGGTGCGGTAGCGATTGCACTAAAAAAAGGTCGAGGCGGCTTTGAAACACCGCAAGAATTTTCAAGACGCTGGGAGAACCTAGAGTATCGAGGAATACATCTTGTCGAAGCGTTCATAATACGTGATAGGGACGATAAAATCGTTGGTCAAAGCATGCCATTTCATGTTGTGATTCAATAG
- a CDS encoding DUF3597 domain-containing protein, with protein sequence MSFLGSIVSKILHPFGGGSTSADAAPADTSTGSTGSSAPASTGSAAPSGEPVDVEAVLNGMAAKNSQTLNWRTSIVDLMKLLDIDSSLSARKSLADELHYTGDKEDSATMNVWLHKQVIKKLEENGGKVPADLKD encoded by the coding sequence ATGAGCTTTCTCGGCAGCATCGTCAGCAAGATCCTCCACCCGTTCGGTGGCGGAAGCACCAGCGCGGATGCCGCTCCGGCGGACACCTCCACCGGCTCGACCGGCTCCAGCGCCCCCGCCTCCACCGGGTCGGCCGCCCCGTCCGGCGAGCCCGTCGACGTGGAAGCCGTGCTGAACGGCATGGCCGCGAAGAACTCGCAGACCCTCAACTGGCGGACCTCCATCGTCGACCTGATGAAGCTCCTCGACATCGATTCGAGCCTCAGCGCCCGTAAATCGCTGGCCGACGAGCTGCACTATACCGGCGACAAGGAAGACTCGGCCACGATGAACGTCTGGCTGCACAAGCAGGTCATCAAGAAGCTCGAAGAGAACGGCGGCAAGGTGCCGGCCGATCTGAAGGATTGA
- a CDS encoding ABC transporter substrate-binding protein has product MRPALPVIATLLASLAGWLIAAPASAQTAPIPMRIGVIPVIGASPIFVASGEGWLKEAGLAPAFTTFESGPNMIQALASGTIDVYVAGIAPLAVARSKNIDVRVIAATAVEEMVFVAGPKLAPYFAGGASKAEAFAQFKAKEGRAARLATQPLGSVPNTTLQYWLWQVAKADKANADVVPMGIDATQQAMLAGAVDGASIREPALTIVQGRNPAITLIATGAEMFPDQPGTVVAVYGAYADRNPGAVEALVRSLILANDMLKTDPARAAPHVVAALGKGIVDAATMQKAITSPAAKFTVDPRAIVAATRAMQAYQVSIGALEKDVPLDGLFDARYYEKAIAR; this is encoded by the coding sequence ATGCGCCCTGCCCTCCCCGTCATCGCGACGCTCCTGGCTTCCCTCGCCGGATGGTTGATCGCGGCTCCCGCCTCTGCCCAGACGGCGCCGATCCCCATGCGGATCGGTGTCATCCCGGTCATCGGCGCCTCGCCGATCTTCGTCGCCAGCGGCGAAGGCTGGCTCAAGGAGGCGGGCCTCGCCCCCGCCTTCACCACCTTCGAATCCGGCCCGAACATGATCCAGGCCCTCGCCTCGGGCACGATCGACGTCTACGTCGCCGGGATCGCCCCGCTCGCCGTGGCGCGGAGCAAGAACATCGACGTCCGCGTCATCGCCGCGACCGCGGTGGAGGAGATGGTGTTCGTCGCCGGCCCGAAGCTCGCCCCCTATTTCGCCGGCGGCGCGAGCAAGGCCGAGGCCTTCGCCCAGTTCAAGGCCAAGGAAGGCCGCGCCGCGCGGCTCGCCACGCAGCCCCTCGGCTCCGTGCCCAACACCACCCTGCAATACTGGCTCTGGCAGGTGGCCAAGGCCGACAAGGCCAATGCCGATGTGGTGCCGATGGGCATCGACGCCACGCAGCAGGCGATGCTCGCCGGCGCCGTCGACGGCGCCTCGATCCGCGAGCCGGCCCTCACCATCGTCCAGGGCCGCAACCCGGCGATCACGCTGATCGCCACCGGGGCCGAGATGTTCCCCGACCAGCCGGGCACGGTGGTCGCCGTCTACGGCGCCTATGCCGACAGGAACCCCGGCGCCGTGGAAGCGCTGGTGCGCTCGCTCATCCTCGCCAACGACATGCTGAAGACCGACCCGGCCAGGGCCGCCCCGCACGTGGTCGCCGCCCTCGGCAAGGGCATCGTCGACGCCGCCACCATGCAGAAGGCGATCACCTCGCCGGCGGCGAAGTTCACCGTCGATCCGCGCGCCATCGTCGCCGCCACCCGGGCGATGCAGGCCTATCAGGTCTCCATCGGCGCGCTCGAGAAGGACGTGCCCCTCGATGGGCTGTTCGACGCGCGCTACTACGAGAAGGCGATCGCGCGCTGA
- a CDS encoding ABC transporter permease: MASLRATALAALGLAAFLLFWEAMPRLGLINPAFLPPPSTIPAAFLNELRLGVWGEAVWSSLSHYLVGLAVGAGAGIALGVVVGMFRGFEALTAWIVRLLRPIPGLAWVPFAIIWFGVQPSAAVFIIAIGVFWIVFFATQGAVRGVDRDLVEVAQAFGFRSPLARLTKILLPAATPGILVGLRTALGQAWMAVVAAEIFGVPGVGARMMQASSLLSTDIVVVYMLTMAGLYGLFDTGFVALQGWLLRWRA; this comes from the coding sequence ATGGCATCCCTTCGCGCCACCGCCCTCGCGGCTCTCGGACTCGCCGCCTTCCTGCTGTTCTGGGAGGCGATGCCCCGGCTCGGGCTGATCAACCCGGCCTTCCTGCCGCCGCCGAGCACGATTCCCGCCGCCTTCCTCAACGAGCTCCGCCTCGGCGTCTGGGGCGAGGCGGTGTGGTCGAGCCTGAGCCACTACCTCGTCGGTCTCGCCGTCGGCGCCGGCGCTGGCATCGCCCTCGGGGTCGTCGTCGGCATGTTCCGCGGCTTCGAGGCGCTGACCGCCTGGATCGTGCGCCTGCTGCGCCCGATCCCCGGCCTCGCCTGGGTGCCCTTCGCCATCATCTGGTTCGGGGTCCAGCCCTCGGCCGCCGTGTTCATCATCGCCATCGGCGTGTTCTGGATCGTGTTCTTCGCGACCCAGGGGGCGGTGCGCGGGGTCGACCGCGACCTCGTCGAGGTCGCCCAGGCCTTCGGCTTCCGCTCGCCCCTCGCGCGCCTCACCAAGATCCTGCTGCCGGCCGCGACCCCCGGCATCCTCGTCGGCCTGCGCACGGCGCTCGGCCAGGCCTGGATGGCGGTGGTGGCCGCCGAGATCTTCGGCGTGCCGGGCGTCGGCGCGCGGATGATGCAGGCCTCCAGCCTCCTCTCCACCGACATCGTGGTCGTCTACATGCTCACCATGGCCGGCCTCTACGGCCTGTTCGACACCGGCTTCGTCGCCCTCCAGGGCTGGCTCCTGCGGTGGCGCGCGTGA
- a CDS encoding ABC transporter ATP-binding protein, translating into MDPIIDIRGLSLAYERDGLRNVILSELDLSIARGEFVVIVGESGVGKSTVLRVLIGLAAPSGGTVRLATREGCRTPMALVFQDARLLPWRRVVANVAFGLEGSGLSKPERLAKAQEMLALVGLGDLGHRWPHQLSGGQRQRVAIARALAVDPDVLLMDEPFSALDSFTREGLQDELQRIQATTGKTILFVTHDIDEAVTLADRVVVLAGSPGRVAAEMAIDVPRPRRRRDAALTDAARQLRAELSGRSAEL; encoded by the coding sequence ATGGACCCGATCATCGACATCCGCGGCCTCAGCCTCGCCTACGAGCGCGACGGCCTCCGCAACGTCATCCTGTCGGAGCTCGACCTCTCCATCGCGCGCGGGGAGTTCGTGGTCATCGTCGGCGAATCCGGCGTCGGCAAATCCACGGTCCTGCGTGTCCTCATCGGCCTCGCGGCGCCCAGCGGCGGTACGGTCCGCCTCGCCACGCGCGAGGGCTGCCGCACACCGATGGCGCTGGTGTTCCAGGACGCGCGCCTGCTCCCCTGGCGCCGCGTCGTCGCCAACGTCGCCTTCGGCCTCGAGGGAAGCGGACTGTCGAAGCCCGAACGCCTCGCCAAGGCGCAGGAGATGCTCGCCCTCGTCGGTCTCGGCGACCTCGGCCATCGCTGGCCGCACCAGCTCTCCGGCGGCCAGCGCCAGCGCGTCGCCATCGCGCGTGCGCTGGCCGTCGACCCGGACGTGCTCCTCATGGACGAGCCGTTCTCAGCGCTCGACAGCTTCACCCGCGAAGGCCTGCAGGACGAGCTGCAGCGCATCCAGGCGACGACGGGCAAGACCATCCTGTTCGTCACCCACGACATCGACGAGGCCGTGACGCTGGCAGATCGTGTCGTGGTGCTCGCCGGCAGCCCCGGGCGGGTCGCGGCCGAGATGGCCATCGACGTGCCTCGCCCGCGCCGCCGCCGCGACGCGGCTCTCACCGATGCTGCCCGGCAATTACGAGCGGAATTGTCGGGTCGCTCGGCGGAACTGTGA
- a CDS encoding M57 family metalloprotease: MTIVSDYTALISGSDLWGGTTAKKPIFITYSFDTKPSDYVSEGGESSAFINSFAAFTAAERRSALEALGQWDDASGIRFLEVPAGQGEIRFGNYDFSLSRSAGAAGYAYYPGMSIGETYVYQSKIGSDVFIDKSVMQYSTDDMQHVMIHEIGHAIGLKHSFDGSVVLDPKLDNTSYTVMSYTGYAPDLGPLDIAAARALYGTDGSDGKQVASWDWNVRTHTLTQTGGSGADTIRGVTTADVMHGMAGKDILLGGDGNDTMDGGSSNDTLFGGDGNDTLIGGTGDDRLDGGNGFGSTTDGKDTVDYSAVVSAVTVNLSGIGDYSNGVYAQYFAKGVDIGRDTLISIENITGGKGADTLVGSGVSNVLRGGAGQDAISGEAGNDLIYGGAGSDVLSGGSGGDRFYFDTKIGRTNVDTLTDFKVRLDTIVLDDDIFTALNDGTLSASEFRIGTGARDSSDHMIYDVASGLLSYDADGSGAGAQVAFAHLKANLALTYTDFLVVA; encoded by the coding sequence ATGACCATTGTCTCTGATTATACGGCGTTAATTTCCGGAAGCGATCTCTGGGGCGGAACGACCGCCAAGAAGCCGATCTTCATCACCTATTCGTTCGATACCAAGCCGTCCGACTATGTCTCGGAGGGCGGTGAATCGTCCGCCTTCATCAATTCGTTCGCCGCCTTCACGGCAGCGGAACGCCGGTCGGCCCTCGAGGCACTGGGGCAATGGGACGATGCGAGTGGAATTCGCTTTCTCGAAGTGCCGGCCGGGCAGGGCGAGATCCGGTTCGGGAATTACGACTTTTCCCTGAGCCGTTCGGCCGGCGCCGCGGGCTATGCCTACTATCCCGGGATGTCCATCGGCGAGACCTACGTCTATCAATCCAAAATCGGCAGCGATGTGTTCATCGATAAATCGGTGATGCAATACTCGACCGACGACATGCAGCACGTCATGATTCACGAGATCGGGCATGCGATCGGCCTGAAGCACTCGTTCGACGGAAGCGTCGTCCTCGATCCCAAGCTGGACAACACCAGCTATACGGTGATGAGCTATACCGGTTACGCCCCGGATCTCGGCCCGTTGGATATTGCAGCGGCGCGAGCGTTGTACGGGACCGACGGAAGCGACGGCAAGCAGGTGGCGAGCTGGGACTGGAACGTTCGCACCCATACCCTGACACAGACCGGCGGCAGCGGCGCCGACACCATCCGCGGCGTGACGACGGCGGATGTGATGCACGGCATGGCCGGCAAAGACATCCTTCTCGGGGGAGACGGCAACGACACGATGGACGGCGGATCGAGCAACGACACGCTCTTCGGCGGCGACGGCAACGATACGCTCATTGGCGGCACCGGAGACGATCGGCTGGACGGCGGCAACGGCTTCGGTTCGACGACGGACGGCAAGGATACGGTCGATTACAGCGCCGTGGTCTCCGCGGTGACGGTGAACCTGTCCGGCATCGGTGACTACAGCAACGGTGTCTACGCGCAATATTTCGCCAAAGGCGTCGATATCGGCCGCGATACCTTGATCAGCATCGAGAACATCACCGGTGGGAAAGGCGCGGACACCCTGGTCGGAAGCGGCGTCTCGAACGTCCTGAGGGGTGGCGCCGGCCAGGATGCGATTTCAGGCGAAGCGGGCAACGACCTGATCTATGGCGGCGCCGGATCGGATGTCCTGTCGGGTGGGAGCGGTGGCGATCGGTTCTACTTCGATACCAAGATCGGTCGCACCAACGTCGACACGCTCACCGACTTCAAGGTCCGTCTCGACACGATCGTCCTCGACGACGACATCTTCACCGCCCTCAACGACGGCACTCTGTCGGCGTCGGAATTCCGCATCGGTACCGGGGCTCGAGACAGCTCGGACCACATGATCTACGATGTGGCGAGCGGACTACTCTCCTACGATGCAGACGGATCCGGCGCAGGCGCCCAGGTCGCGTTCGCGCACCTCAAGGCCAACCTCGCGCTGACCTACACCGACTTCCTCGTCGTCGCCTGA
- a CDS encoding alkylphosphonate utilization protein produces the protein MADTKDANGTKLVDGDSVTLVKDLKVKGTSTTLKRGTLVKNIRITDDPDEIECNADKVKGLVLKTQFLKKA, from the coding sequence ATGGCCGACACGAAGGACGCCAACGGCACGAAGCTCGTCGATGGAGATTCGGTGACGCTGGTGAAGGATCTCAAGGTGAAGGGCACCTCCACCACTTTGAAGCGCGGGACCCTGGTCAAGAACATCCGTATCACCGACGACCCGGACGAGATCGAGTGCAACGCCGACAAGGTGAAGGGACTCGTCCTGAAGACGCAATTCCTCAAGAAGGCGTGA
- a CDS encoding adenine deaminase C-terminal domain-containing protein — protein MTDQTPLTRFSVAPLSRMTRHLAGVAGGRTEPDLVITGARILSTYSERMQPDREVWIAGGRIAAVKQAGAYKGSAPRYDAGGGILAPGLVDPHLHIESSMVTACAYAEAALLNGTTTIVCDSHEIGNVLDADGIAWMLEDARQAPLNIYLTVPSTVPATSPELETAGGDLTAEKIGALFDAWPEAIGLGEKMDFVAVAEGDERAHAIIESALRRGRPVSGHIYGRGFVAAYAASGVTDTHEAIDRDIADDLLEAGLWIYLRGGPPTTPWHSLPKAIGTIIELGAAAKRVCVCTDDRDAQDLLAYGLDWVVREAIRMGIPREQAWSMGSLHPATRYGLDGEIGGFGGGRRADLVLLDDDFIPQTTWYGGRCVVENRAITPLLDAALSRPYRYPAPAYATMHMPQPLPALVPALPGGPCVVNAIRTTLPGIELTHERYALNPGPDWQTTLQDNDMCFVTVIERHGGAGNVAHGLLRAFGLKRGAVASSVGHDSHNVIVAGLNEQDMRVALDTLSAIQGGVCVVEDGQVAAMVPLPVAGLLSDKRVGIVAEEVRLLKEAWERAGCTIPYMGFNLIPLSVIPEIRITDKGLVLVPGMRIVPLFEPADA, from the coding sequence ATGACCGATCAGACGCCGCTGACACGTTTTTCCGTCGCGCCCCTGAGCCGGATGACCCGGCATCTCGCGGGCGTTGCCGGTGGACGGACGGAGCCGGACCTCGTCATCACCGGTGCGCGTATCCTGTCTACATATTCCGAGCGTATGCAGCCCGACCGCGAGGTCTGGATCGCCGGAGGGCGCATCGCCGCCGTGAAGCAGGCTGGCGCCTATAAAGGATCTGCCCCCCGCTACGATGCAGGGGGCGGCATTCTTGCCCCCGGATTGGTGGATCCGCACCTCCACATCGAGAGCAGCATGGTGACGGCCTGCGCCTATGCCGAGGCGGCGCTCTTGAACGGAACGACGACCATCGTCTGCGACAGCCACGAGATCGGGAACGTCCTCGACGCGGACGGGATCGCCTGGATGCTGGAGGATGCGCGCCAAGCGCCACTCAACATCTATCTGACCGTTCCGAGCACGGTCCCGGCCACCTCGCCGGAACTGGAGACCGCCGGCGGTGATCTCACGGCCGAGAAGATCGGGGCTCTGTTCGATGCGTGGCCGGAGGCGATCGGCCTGGGTGAGAAGATGGACTTCGTCGCCGTGGCCGAGGGCGATGAGAGGGCGCATGCCATCATCGAGTCGGCCTTGCGGAGGGGGCGACCGGTCTCCGGCCACATCTACGGGCGCGGCTTCGTCGCCGCCTATGCCGCGAGTGGTGTTACCGATACCCACGAGGCCATCGACAGGGACATCGCCGACGATCTCCTCGAGGCGGGGTTATGGATCTACCTGCGCGGCGGGCCGCCGACCACTCCATGGCACAGCCTGCCCAAGGCCATCGGTACGATCATCGAACTCGGCGCTGCGGCCAAGCGGGTCTGCGTCTGTACCGATGACCGGGACGCGCAGGATCTTCTCGCCTACGGACTGGACTGGGTGGTGCGCGAAGCCATCCGCATGGGTATCCCGCGCGAACAGGCATGGTCGATGGGCTCGCTGCATCCGGCAACCCGCTATGGGCTCGATGGCGAGATCGGCGGCTTTGGTGGTGGACGGAGGGCGGACCTGGTGCTCCTCGACGACGACTTCATCCCGCAGACCACCTGGTACGGTGGCCGCTGCGTCGTCGAGAACCGGGCGATCACCCCGCTGCTCGATGCTGCGCTCTCGCGTCCCTACCGATACCCGGCCCCTGCTTACGCGACGATGCATATGCCGCAGCCGTTGCCGGCCCTTGTCCCAGCGCTTCCCGGCGGCCCCTGCGTCGTCAACGCCATCCGCACCACGCTTCCGGGAATCGAGCTGACGCACGAGCGGTACGCCCTGAATCCAGGGCCCGATTGGCAGACGACGCTTCAGGATAACGACATGTGCTTCGTCACCGTGATCGAGCGCCACGGTGGAGCCGGTAACGTCGCACACGGATTGTTGCGCGCCTTCGGGTTGAAACGAGGCGCGGTGGCGAGCAGCGTCGGCCATGATTCCCACAACGTGATCGTCGCCGGGCTGAACGAGCAGGACATGCGCGTCGCGCTCGATACCCTGTCTGCAATTCAGGGCGGCGTCTGCGTCGTCGAGGACGGCCAGGTCGCGGCCATGGTTCCATTACCCGTCGCGGGACTCCTCTCCGACAAGCGCGTTGGAATCGTCGCCGAGGAGGTGCGCCTTCTGAAAGAGGCTTGGGAGCGGGCAGGATGCACGATTCCTTATATGGGGTTCAACCTGATCCCTCTGTCGGTCATTCCCGAAATCCGGATCACCGATAAGGGTCTCGTGCTCGTGCCCGGCATGCGCATCGTTCCACTGTTCGAACCAGCCGACGCCTAG
- a CDS encoding class I SAM-dependent methyltransferase produces MDKASPPQKIASLTCQDPDDAVAKAPRQSRHTENVTTIGSSADARDGALFEARIACPVCGSIHSATLFTAGYEAPQVRRHVESHYRNQGTVNCDILKGFDYTIMECPNCELIYQKNTPSDRMLSVIYDQFIDPDKLKRFEFDRLTADNFQDVSRRLIDLLAILGKEPKDVSLLDFGFGYGRWARVAVGMGMSVYATEISPEKIAFARSIGVTILTDAELKNRRFDIVHTEQVFEHLTDPVAVFDMLADCVAEGGLFKIAVPRQGRIRDLLRKNGFIDWSPFEFDFQRRRRFNDYNTILPLEHVNSFSRKSVEVLASRAGMTVTVGRFGGHHIDVDVGSYRSFGRSLRLLGIRLLKDLYVNLGPGRRDSGYYILRKEA; encoded by the coding sequence ATGGACAAGGCCTCCCCCCCGCAGAAGATCGCGTCGCTGACATGCCAGGACCCGGACGATGCCGTCGCCAAGGCGCCGCGGCAGTCGAGGCATACAGAGAATGTTACGACCATCGGCAGCAGTGCCGACGCGCGAGACGGTGCGCTCTTCGAGGCGCGGATCGCCTGTCCCGTTTGCGGCTCGATCCATTCAGCGACACTGTTCACCGCAGGATACGAGGCGCCGCAGGTGCGCCGGCATGTCGAGAGCCATTACCGGAATCAGGGAACGGTCAATTGCGACATCCTGAAAGGATTCGACTACACGATCATGGAATGTCCGAACTGCGAACTGATCTACCAGAAGAATACGCCCTCGGACCGAATGCTGAGTGTCATCTACGACCAATTCATTGACCCCGATAAACTCAAGCGATTCGAGTTCGATCGGCTCACGGCCGACAATTTCCAGGACGTCTCACGCCGCCTGATCGACCTGCTTGCCATTCTCGGCAAGGAGCCGAAGGATGTCAGCCTGCTCGATTTCGGCTTCGGCTACGGGCGCTGGGCGCGGGTGGCGGTGGGAATGGGCATGAGCGTCTATGCCACCGAAATCTCGCCGGAGAAGATCGCCTTTGCGCGCTCCATCGGAGTGACAATTCTAACCGATGCGGAACTGAAGAACCGCCGCTTCGACATCGTCCATACCGAGCAGGTCTTCGAGCACCTGACCGACCCGGTCGCGGTCTTCGACATGCTGGCGGATTGTGTGGCGGAGGGCGGCCTGTTCAAGATCGCGGTGCCCCGCCAGGGCCGGATCCGCGACCTTTTGAGAAAGAACGGCTTCATCGACTGGTCACCGTTCGAGTTCGATTTTCAGCGGCGACGGCGCTTCAACGACTACAATACGATCCTTCCGCTCGAGCACGTGAACTCGTTCTCGAGAAAGTCGGTCGAGGTGCTCGCGTCACGGGCCGGAATGACCGTCACCGTGGGGCGCTTCGGGGGGCACCATATCGATGTCGACGTCGGATCCTATCGATCTTTCGGACGATCCTTGCGGCTCCTCGGCATCCGTCTGCTGAAAGACCTCTACGTCAATCTGGGGCCGGGACGTCGCGACAGCGGCTATTACATTCTCCGGAAAGAGGCGTGA
- a CDS encoding class I SAM-dependent methyltransferase — translation MMEPSHAVARTKSFLGVEMEIGQDVLVPREETELLGRAACEILRQRGNRGTVVDMCCGAGNLACALATAFPETKILASDLTSGAVAAASANVVRLGLTNRITVRQGDLFAAIAPDLAKGEADLIVCNPPYISTGRLAAEKAYLLAAEPREAFDGGPYGLSVHQRVIQEGLSFLKPDGWLAMEFGEGQHLQIATLFRRARGYEAPDFLCDGHAIPRVVRARRRAEMS, via the coding sequence ATGATGGAGCCGTCACACGCCGTCGCCAGGACGAAGAGTTTCCTGGGAGTCGAGATGGAGATTGGGCAGGACGTCCTCGTCCCCCGCGAAGAAACCGAGCTCCTCGGTCGTGCCGCCTGTGAGATTCTGCGGCAACGCGGCAACCGTGGGACCGTGGTCGACATGTGCTGCGGGGCCGGCAATCTCGCCTGCGCCTTGGCGACGGCCTTCCCGGAGACGAAAATCCTGGCGAGCGACCTCACGAGCGGGGCGGTCGCCGCCGCCTCGGCCAATGTGGTGCGCCTCGGTCTGACGAACCGGATCACGGTGCGGCAGGGAGACCTCTTCGCTGCGATCGCTCCCGACCTCGCAAAGGGCGAAGCCGACCTCATCGTCTGCAACCCGCCCTATATCTCGACGGGACGGCTCGCTGCGGAGAAGGCCTATCTGCTCGCGGCAGAACCGCGCGAGGCCTTCGATGGCGGCCCCTACGGTCTGTCCGTCCATCAGCGCGTCATCCAGGAAGGACTGAGCTTCCTGAAGCCGGATGGGTGGCTCGCCATGGAGTTCGGCGAGGGCCAGCACCTACAGATCGCGACTCTGTTCAGGCGTGCCCGAGGCTACGAGGCGCCGGATTTCCTCTGCGATGGGCACGCCATCCCCCGCGTCGTGCGCGCTAGGCGTAGAGCGGAGATGTCCTGA